tgattatttggagtttttattcAAAGTTATAAATGTCatagttcaaggtcacaacCTACACCCTGGTCAAAACTGacatatttatacaaaatgaagaCTTTGTTCACGGTGTACTTGAAAGGTCATAGCTGtatgactgattgattgattgaatatcgtTTAAGGttccactcgagaatttttcactcatatggagaagtcaccattcccggtgaagggcagcaaaatttaggcttatgttcggcgcttacggcctttgagcagggagggatctttatcttcttacacctgctgtgacacggggcctcggtttttgcggtctcatccgaaggacagctTCATTTACTGATTTaatcgcctcttgcgacaagcaaggggtactgagtacTATTCAAACCGGGATCAACCCATGAGACACAGCTATATGATAAATAcgaatacaaatatttattgcCACAAACACAATTACACTAATTGGCAAAGGTCCTTTGAACATTatcaaataatgtttacataatttttaacTGACTTCTGTATTCAAAACAGTCTCTAATAAATTGCACagtaatttttaaaactgtatgTATATCACTGTTAAAATATACTTGTAACATGCATCTTTCATTGTCCAGATTAACATTTTCCTTTGGTATATTATAAATGCTTCCAAGGTAGGTGTTTCATAGCTTAGaataagatttacattgaaAAGGAAAATGAATTTTAACCTAAAATCACACCATAATTGCAAGTATTACaacatctttcattcattgatgTGGAATTATATCTACCACTTTCTATTGCAAGTTTATGTGCACTTAATCTAATTCTACTAAGAGAGGATCTCTCATATCTTTTTCTGAgtaacatgcatatatatatatatcagatgaTTCCAATATTTAATACTTGAGAATGAAATTTTGGATCAAAGTGGTAGTCTATTAAGTTCCGCTAGACAACCAGAATTGGATGTTTTGCAGTGCACTCCGAGGGTATCTTAATAAATATGAAgtgaaatttttctatatttgaaatatctttgAATGAGAGATCCACTCTCTATGTTTCACTACAATAAAAAAGAACTGAAGTACAATAGCATCAACAAGTTTTTCTAAAAGTTTACATGGGTTATCAATACCaataattcttttcattttaaaacatgcttttctgGCTTTTTCAATAAGCACAGCTGTTGCTAAGTTAAACCTCCCATTACATTTAATCATAACACCTAAATAGCAGTATTTCTATTAAAAGTAAATTCATTCCCTTGAGGTTTAACCATTCGAgttaaatattaaaactttAGATTTATCTACATTGACTTGCAGTTTCCAGTTTGAACAATAGTTACTGAGAATATCAAGGCTGTTTTGTAAACCACTTTTGCTTTCAGAAAAGATTAAAATATCATCAGCATATAACAGACAATTTACATGAACATTGTTTACTTGTACAAGATCACATTTTCCATCATTGACAATACCATCAATAAATACATTGAAGAGTATGGGGCTTAAGataataagataataaatgATATTCACAGTTAAGGTCACGTCAAATTCACAATGCACGATCGAAGTTTGGTGCAAAATGTGAACCTCAAGGTCAGAGGTTAAAGTACAACGATGCCGTCgagtttcatgtaaatttccagtTGAGACATCGTCAGTGTGTACACGTAGATTGTACATTGCAGTTGTTTAAGCTAATTACTATTCTCCATGTTTCATGGAACAAAACGCCGGTGTTGTTATTTCCATCATGCTATGCAGAAAATCGTTTGTCTTACGCATGAATTAGAAATTCACGCATGCACGTCACAGTTGAATATTATGGAAATGCAAATGAGATTTCACGTGCTATGTCAGGACACAGTGACACATTCATTTCATTGACTTGCGAACCATGTGGAAGATAACAGTGCTAGTTTTCTTGGCTGTCGCGGTGCTTATTCGTGGATACCCTCGATATTTATCCAGTATTCCGAATGGACTTAAGATTCCAAACCCATGCACCACCGCGCCAAACGATACTTGGAGATTGGTGGGACACGAAATTGCAACATCTAGTCAATTGTATCAAAAGAAAATGCAACAACCTGGATCTTACTTGAACGTGTTTGGAACGGTAAGGCATTTACGAATTAAACCGTTAGTAAAACAAGGACAGTGTAAGttgaattttattgattttaaagacCACAAATGATCATGGACCGCGGCCGAATCCGAGCATAGTTATCTATTTCTTGTAAATAGTCTTTGTGAATTGAATAAATGACTTTCCTGGAGTCGCATTTCCGATGTTGGAAAAAAAGTAAGCATGTACATCGTGGATTTATGTTATTTTATGGGCATGCACCATTTCACGAAAACAAGTAGATTTTTACCCGTAAAtactaataataaaatatttggtCCTCATTTTGGCCGCGATTTCAGACTACACAAATAGCTGAAAGTTAAGTcccttttttcaaaatgatgaaTAGGTGAGATATAGATTTAATGTGTTTAgcaataaatcataaattacaAGCGCTGCTAAGTTCTattgagatatacatgtatgtccgaAGCCAATGAAACTTTCTATACTTAACTTTGGGTAAATTCCGATAGATATgcatatatttggttttttctGAAGAATTAAAGAATCATACAGCCAATTGAATATTTTGCTTTTTTATCGTTCATTATGGATGgttaataatatttttgaaaacgaAATTCAAAAGCCGCTATGTCACGCGACGTCTGGTGCACCGACCTGTTATAAATTTTAGTGAAATTGGCAATCGCAAGACAAAACTGTTTAGATGCTGGAGGTGGACTAAATGTCGTTAAAGTCGTGGTGTATAAATGGCATCGCCGTTTTAAGGATGAAACGATTGTTATTTTTACTGAATTTGGAAGTTTTGCGACGccctcaatatacatgtacatgtagctcgAATCTCGCATTTGCAAATTTTGCCCTTTTACTGCTCTGTACAGAAACGTACTATTGCCActttttgattttcattttccaCACTTCGATCTGTAAAAATTATTAGTAAGTAAGAATTCATTGTCCTTTGTATAATTTCTTCAAGttatggaaaatatttcataaaaaacaaGTTATTTTAAGCGTATGaattagtgatgaaacgattgtcgccgatgatcgattgtcggtcgttcagagacctacgatgctactaatcgattacaaaataaaagtcgcTGACATCGTTGACTAaacaaaatccggaaatcacttcaactttgttcaaattttattttctgtatgtcaaacccgatcaaaaataagcaaacaaaatggcgggagatatgaaggacggtaacaacaatgacattcaacagtcaaataaaggagcctatctctgatatctttgatacattgagattatagataaattccatCACTTGATATATTGGAATCCTGATTTACTTACCTgtgaacaaatgaaacaaaaaagaattcaaatgttgtttccatacatttaatgattctgttacatctaatttgaggggaaaacacttaaatgccaattccgattataatcgattattaatcgatTACTTGTGTCCGATTATTGTCGATAATCGATTATGGTTTTTGGTCCGATTGTCCATCACTAGTATGAATTCATTGCAGTGCAAGAAATCAGTTATTGGAGGCAATATTTCAATTCATGTGTGTAACAATTGAataatcatgttttcaaattcatttatgatatatttttgtCGCCCTGAAGGAAGTTTAGGGGACATATTATTGCTATTGTTAATCAGTAATTTATTCTTTCAAAATAGTGtgcaaagggcaataactcttacttatgattaaagtgtaaattttagaGATTAATGTGTAATTAATGCAGATTAAAgtctgaattttacagattacgataaagtgtaaattttgcaATTTTACAGATTCAAGTGTAAAATTTTACATCTACTAAAGTgtggaaaataaaacaaagtgtCAGTATGGCAGTGACAGGAATATGCTTCCGTAGCTCTGCGTAGTCAGCGACTCTTGGATTTAACTGAGCTACAATACACCATAGACGTACAGCAGACATCTATGAATACACATATCAAATTTATCTCGTTGGGATCCTAGGTtggaataagtcctcagtacccctagcttgtcgcaagaggctaaatggggtggtcgttcggataagaccgcaaaaaccgaggttccttgtttacagcaggtgtggcacgataaagatcccctccctgttcaatggccataagcaccgagaataggcctaaattctgcagcccttcatcggcaatggtgatgtcttcatgtgaatgaaaaattctcgagagggacgttaaacaatattcaatcatatcAAAACTTCGCGCGAGTTTCTTCCCTTGTCCTCTATCTTGCGGcgaaaaaaaaatacttctcTACGTTGGCCTTTGAATTTTTCTGATCTATAGGTTTGACATTTCTTATTTTCCCATCAATTGTAGTCAGCTACAATAATGCCGCGGGTGTGGCAGCCCATAATGTGTATAAAAACTTAATAATTAGCTACAATTCACAGTAGAACCCTCTTGCATTCGGATGACTCCTCAAAGGGACGTAAACAAAaattgaccccatattgtggctccACCTTATCCCTGAAATGTCATGACATAATtgaacttgaattcacacaacatgggaATGCCTCAGTActaatatgactaacatgaccttgctgttatAGACGAGGCTTTCTTTCCTTTTGACATGCATAATGTTGGTCAATCTAACCACAGGTTTAATATATGTTACTTTAATTAAACAAAACTTGAATCCATGCAGTTTAGGAACGTTTACATTTTGAAATAGTGTGACCCTGCAATACTTGAAAAGATACACATATGCGTAAAATGCATCACGAAGTACCGACtttatatttcttgaaatagCTTGAATACTCAATTATGACCTTTAATACTCATTACTTCTCCCGACGAACTTCCCTCACAATTTCGCAAACTCATTAAGTTAGAGCAGCCCGGTTCCCAGGGCTGCAATAAAACACTGATCACTCAAGTGATAGAGGGACATTCTTCAAGTGGATGAAGTGAGTTGAGAAGTGCCTGAATTTTAATGGTGTGTCTTTAAAAAAGAGTCAAGATCTTGAAAAAAATGTTATGCATCTTTACATATCTAGAGATTTCAGTTCACTCTGACAGCTGAATTACAGATACATGTCCGGTTTAGGAGAGTAAATAaatgtgggtgggtgggtgaaaTGGGTGAAGGGGGAaatgggtgggggtggggataAAATGGGCGGGGGAGTAAGGAAGAAAAGAAGAATGGAGGATGGAAATAGGGATTGAGGTGGGAGACACGAGAGGGAAAGGGGGAATGGAGAGATGAAATAGAAAGGTGAAGGCGGTTGAGAGAAAAGGAAGAGAGGGAGGAGAGGAGAGGAAAGCAAGGAAGGACAGAAAGAGTAAGAGGGAAAGGAGAAAGCCGGGAAGGGCGAAAACAGAAAAGGGTAGGAGGGAAAGGAAAAAGTCGGGGAGGGCGAAAACAGAAAAGGGTAGGAGTGAGCGGAGATGAAAGCGAGGAAGGACGGAAAGGGTAAGGAGAAAGTCGGGGAGGGCGAAAACAGAAAAGGGTAGGAGGGAGCGGAGATGAGAGCGAGGAAGGACGGAAAGGGTAAGAGGGAGAGGAGAAAGTCGGGAAGGGCGAAAACAGAAAAGGGTAGAGGAGGGCGAAAACAGAAAAGGGTAAGAGGGAAAGGAGAAAGTCGGGAAGGGCGAAAACAGAAAAGGGTAGGAGGGAAAGGAGAAAGTCGGGAAGGGCGAAAACAGAAAAGGGTAGGAGGGAAAGGAGAAAGTCGGGAAGGGCGAAAACAGAAAAGGGTAGGGGAGAGGAGATGAAAGCGAGGAAGGACGGAAAGGAAAAAAAGGGTGGGAGGGAGAGGAGAGGAAAGAAAAGTAAGGAAGAAGGAatagaggagagagagaaaagtgagggagagagagaagggggaaCGATATGGGAGAAATTATTTAGAATAGGATAGACTGTAAGCTGAACTACAAAGCTATACTCCACGTAATCTTTCGTCAGTAATTCTTGAAATTGGAAGTTGATCGCTACCTAGATtgtgtacacatgtatttagAAGAAAAGTAAATCCGTACACATAGTAATGGAATACGCAATTTCTGAGTCGCACAATAGTTCTTttcctttgtggaactcttacacacagtgagacgcaaaacatactatcgtccacacgcggtgggtacaaatccttatcgctgccttcatatattgccttaaagacatcatgcaaccacccaatcTGCAGGGACACACAGTATTAGcaagtttattaatattttataataaattagctcaaacaaaaatcgagaaaatcattatttttctttgattaaaatatcactcgtgcagagaaggaaataaaaaataatttcatatttaattttatggcctaattcaaacaaatattattcttgatatggtcagtttaatgtataccaacgactgatataaataaaatttatattttcatttcttttacccgtatttacatagctagtctatagtatattgtacccacccaagcgttcaacagaatgCTGAACGTATCTCCACCATAGAAGAGTTGATAtttcggaagttgcgtattggtGCCAATTGAACACCTAagtatccaagatatttctctCTTGCACTTTCTGAGTTTAACATATGTATTCTATAAGCATCAGGCAGTTGACAAGTTGATTATCATTGCAGTATACCTGTAGAACAATGAGGCCCGCTTTTGAATTTAAGAGCTTGGCTTTTGTAACCCTGATTTATATTTCTTCTGTTATTCGTTATACTATATTTAAAGAGGTTAGTTCCTGAGCTTTTGaagatgctacaactaagtatttactagttgaatactgatcccattggtgcaaacatattacacatctacacCTAtaactgaaccctatccagttggaaaaaaaattgtgtcaattcaaattttgagaGGGTTTTTCAGGGActacattttgtttaaaatagtAGTTTTAAGTACAACATCTTTATTACACgtcgtttcttctcgtcaaacgcaataatcgaaaacGTAATGCACTAtgtgaatgacaaacagaaaaactgctatattgtaaacagtggcctgattttttgtcaggtagtgtacaacctaatttcggttaaaatgtttaacttcccagaacagtcctGGACCATTCGATATagatctgacatattggacagttttcgacttatcacttactttcaagatctctgtcatcacaaaacatgttcaaccgAAATAAGAAATTTTTGTGTTTACGATGCGTTTGTACATATCGGTTACTGTTAATAAATTGttacaaaaagtcgtaacagtgacttctataTTCACtgggaaaaaatttaaaaaaattgaaaatatcagatgaatattgtattcaaaaattcatcgatgtgtcagatcgttggttTCAGTGTAACTATCACTgaaaacctacacaattttatgctgagCATATTATAAACCAATCGCATCTTCTCGGCTTGACGGAGAGGCCCCAGAATAAGCGATTACTTATGACGTTGCCCtgcttcgttctggaaattcCCATTAGGCTGTATGATTAAAGACTAAAGTCAtggattgaagaaacgaacaggcatattttatctattcaacaattatcaaaacttatttcttctgtaagatcaaaatcaagcatcgataaacaactAATTAACACTTCATATCGTATTTGTTGtgattccaaaaaaaaaaaaaaaaatggtttagATTTgccattttactttcatttttgttatttcatggtagtttatcgaaaacgaaagtaggtttttttgttgttttttttcaattttacgaTATATACTAATGAAGGAAGATTCGGTTATAGCTTACGGATATCAACttacatatgaaacaatattaaaggtgcaaacagtaactctggagcacgCATTTCGGATTTTATTGGCAAACTTTGTTAATCTATAcctatagatagatacctgtactTCAGttttaatatgttgacggtgctaccgtttgagcgagcgcagcttcatgtatgtacgtattttgtaatgttcatgctttgatcaggtttaatttaaacaatatttacttGCCAAATATGCATGACATGAAttttctcccagggttttatattaaaaatcattaaaacatgtatgcatggatgtgagtgaaatatttttatgctacagtgtacatgtatatatacattttatttctgctgccttcactgtgacttgcttaacctttgatTCACGAcctgttctgaactgtatgctctCAGCCTCTACTTTGAATTCcttttttctactctcaatctttttaagttactaattgtatgataaaaatgcccaaacctttcaagtttgtaaaactatgtttaaacagcactgcctttgagcacaaaacgcatttcaatatataatgaaaatttaaaaataaatcgataaattcaactattgGGCATGtatactacccccccccccccccccaatccgAACCTTGTAGCAACGGtatgttccaaaagagaaaattagaacaatttttatgatattgtagATAATCCTatagttgtaacacaatgatgaaatatttcagcattcacatataatCATTGA
Above is a genomic segment from Ostrea edulis chromosome 3, xbOstEdul1.1, whole genome shotgun sequence containing:
- the LOC125674875 gene encoding temptin-like, which gives rise to MWKITVLVFLAVAVLIRGYPRYLSSIPNGLKIPNPCTTAPNDTWRLVGHEIATSSQLYQKKMQQPGSYLNVFGTDFSLESHTWTQKLCNSDSDGDGKSNGEELGDAECVWVKGGKPAKDATGHPGICEEDSPNCKPSAKLSVICA